The following coding sequences lie in one Oscillatoria sp. FACHB-1406 genomic window:
- the psbM gene encoding photosystem II reaction center protein PsbM — translation MRVNDLGFVATILFVFVPAVFLLILYIQTASRNSKSE, via the coding sequence ATGCGAGTTAACGATCTTGGGTTTGTCGCAACAATTTTGTTTGTGTTTGTCCCGGCTGTATTCCTGCTGATTTTGTACATTCAGACGGCAAGTCGGAATAGCAAGAGCGAATAA